The following coding sequences lie in one Saccharomyces mikatae IFO 1815 strain IFO1815 genome assembly, chromosome: 10 genomic window:
- the PBS2 gene encoding mitogen-activated protein kinase kinase PBS2 (similar to Saccharomyces cerevisiae PBS2 (YJL128C); ancestral locus Anc_1.225), translating to MEDKFANLSLHEKTVKSSIQINEQTGSDNGSSVKRTASTSSQYNNINADLHARVKAFQEQRALKRSASVGSNKSEQDKCNSQPPQHIQQIVNKPLPPLPVAGSSKVSKRMSCQVVQTSSKSTLRNEEGDQDTQNANMMSKATDVNINIDTTKVTTAAISMTTELPAVGVTPSVSNAVPAAHKAQLLNPNRRAPRRPLSTQHPIRQNVAPHKAPAIINTPKQSLSARRGLKLPPGGMSLKMPTKTAQQPQQFAPSPSNKKHIETVTSTKVVEGKRSNPGSLINGVQSTSTSSSIEGQHDTVGTTPRTTNSSNSSNSGSSGGGGLFANFSKYVDIKSGSLNFAGKLSLSSKGIDFSNGSSSRITLDELEFLDELGHGNYGNVSKVLHKPTNVIMATKEVRLELDEAKFRQILMELEVLHKCNSPYIVDFYGAFFIEGAVYMCMEYMDGGSLDKIYDESSEIGGIDEPQLAFIANAVIHGLKELKEQHNIIHRDVKPTNILCSANQGTVKLCDFGVSGNLVASLAKTNIGCQSYMAPERIKSLNPDRATYTVQSDIWSLGLSILEMALGRYPYPPETFDNIFSQLSAIVDGPPPRLPSDKFSPDAQEFVSLCLQKIPERRPTYAALTEHPWLVKYRNQDVQMSRYITERLERRNKILRERGEDGLSKNVPALHMGGL from the coding sequence ATGGAAGACAAGTTTGCTAACCTTAGTCTTCATGAGAAAACTGTTAAGTCATCCATCCAAATAAATGAACAAACAGGCTCGGACAATGGCTCCTCTGTCAAGAGAACAGCTTCGACATCTTCACAGTACAACAACATCAACGCCGATCTTCATGCTCGTGTGAAAGCTTTTCAAGAACAGCGTGCATTGAAGAGGTCTGCCAGCGTGGGAAGCAATAAAAGCGAACAAGACAAATGCAATTCTCAGCCACCGCAACATATCCAGCAGATTGTTAATAAACCATTGCCGCCTCTCCCCGTGGCTGGCAGTTCGAAGGTTTCGAAAAGAATGAGCTGCCAAGTCGTTCAAACCTCCTCTAAGAGCACTCTTAGGAACGAGGAGGGTGACCAAGATACACAAAATGCTAATATGATGTCCAAGGCTACTGACGTAAATATCAACATCGATACAACTAAAGTTACCACCGCAGCAATCAGTATGACAACTGAATTGCCTGCCGTTGGCGTTACGCCGTCAGTATCTAATGCTGTACCAGCAGCACACAAGGCGCAATTGCTGAATCCCAATAGAAGAGCACCAAGAAGGCCGCTATCCACTCAGCACCCAATAAGACAAAATGTCGCTCCGCATAAAGCCCCTGCTATAATTAACACACCCAAACAAAGTTTAAGTGCCCGTAGGGGGTTGAAGTTACCACCAGGTGGTATGTCATTAAAAATGCCTACGAAAACAGCTCAACAGCCGCAGCAGTTTGCACCAAGTCCTTCAAACAAGAAACACATAGAAACTGTAACTAGCACCAAAGTTGTAGAAGGGAAAAGGTCAAATCCGGGTTCTTTGATAAATGGTGTACAAAGCACATCTACTTCATCAAGTATCGAAGGCCAACATGATACTGTAGGGACTACACCTAGAACTACAAACAGCAGCAACTCTTCAAATTCGGGCAGTAGTGGTGGTGGCGGTCTTTTTGCTAATTTCTCGAAATACGTGGACATCAAATCCggttctttgaattttgcaGGTAAATTATCGCTGTCCTCTAAAGGTATTGATTTTAGTAATGGTTCCAGTTCGAGGATCACGTTAGATGAACTAGAGTTTTTAGATGAACTGGGTCATGGTAACTATGGTAATGTCTCTAAAGTATTGCACAAGCCAACCAATGTTATCATGGCCACAAAGGAGGTCCGTTTAGAATTAGACGAAGCCAAATTTAGACAGATTCTAATGGAATTGGAAGTCTTGCATAAATGTAACTCTCCTTACATCGTGGATTTTTACGGTGCTTTCTTCATTGAGGGCGCGGTCTACATGTGCATGGAATATATGGATGGTGGTTCTTTGGATAAGATATACGACGAATCTTCCGAAATTGGCGGTATCGATGAGCCGCAACTAGCGTTTATTGCAAACGCTGTCATTCATGGGCTAAAGGAACTGAAAGAGCAGCATAATATCATACACAGAGATGTCAAACCAACAAACATACTATGTTCTGCCAACCAGGGTACAGTAAAACTGTGTGATTTCGGTGTTTCTGGTAATCTGGTAGCATCTTTAGCTAAGACAAATATTGGTTGTCAGTCATACATGGCACCTGAGCGAATCAAATCTCTGAATCCAGATAGAGCTACTTATACCGTACAGTCAGATATTTGGTCCTTAGGTCTGAGTATTCTAGAAATGGCTCTAGGTAGATATCCATATCCGCCAGAAACATTTGACAATATTTTCTCTCAATTAAGCGCCATTGTTGATGGGCCACCGCCAAGACTACCATCAGATAAGTTCAGTCCCGACGCACAAgaatttgtttctttatGCCTCCAAAAGATCCCGGAAAGAAGACCTACATACGCAGCTTTAACGGAACATCCTTGGCTAGTAAAATACAGAAATCAAGATGTTCAAATGAGTAGATATATCACAGAAAGATTAGAGAGACGTAATAAAATCCTAAGAGAGCGAGGTGAGGACGGTTTATCTAAAAATGTACCAGCATTGCATATGGGTGGTTTATAA
- the MCO6 gene encoding Mco6p (similar to Saccharomyces cerevisiae YJL127C-B; ancestral locus Anc_1.226), whose translation MIFFFNQIRSIFTALHTPAQQIQLSRRAFFQFLGYLGSCVVISLAAQSKYVK comes from the coding sequence atgattttctttttcaaccAGATCCGCTCGATATTTACAGCTTTGCACACGCCTGCTCAACAGATTCAATTGTCAAGAAGGGCcttcttccaatttttGGGCTACTTGGGTAGTTGCGTTGTTATTTCATTGGCAGCCCAATCAAAGTACGTAAagtaa
- the SPT10 gene encoding Spt10p (similar to Saccharomyces cerevisiae SPT10 (YJL127C); ancestral locus Anc_1.227) codes for MLNQHTRLARDDEHLQSTHSDGSLEVRNDAAIPDQLLTPLQPYTILLKDGETIATMYPIPAYPDLLPLGLLSFLLDEFNMEVEKGDSFPYYETLSLEEFKNVWFHNDGHVCIMVLGEIPELDYSIDTETDVDDNYGNDVETMKHTTQYKKRKERRNLNLSIQWEKQCLGIFDLKPAYPGRSAHVVTGTFLVNAGIRGKGIGKTLVETFIEWSKKLGFTSSFFPLIYGTNVGIRRILEGLNFRRIGKLPEAGILKGFDVPVDSFMYGKEFTHITKSIDLLRDPQKSIEIGKYERLKHFLETGKYPLHCDRNEKARLRVLSKTHSVLNGKLMTKGKEIIYDTDQQIQIALEIHLVEHLGINKVTSKIGEKYHWRGIKNTVSEVISRCQKCKMRYKDGTGVIIEQKRALKQAHMLPTQHVETINNKPRKSKKHDETLLGQSISFPQNLISGTLNDTEGEPTPPDTNIVQSTFQNPANSPVTTTETNRADRRSEYLSSIQSTPLLDDEQSMNSFNRFVEEENSRKRRKYLDVATDGIVPHLASNGSQAHTRSVNDGVRNISNTVADMDRSDHTIMNDAMLSLEDNVMAALEMVQKEQQQKIEHGDEDVSSQRNDMNGTEASDSTVTRIINDGSNSFTEHNSNIYY; via the coding sequence ATGCTAAATCAGCATACAAGATTAGCACGGGATGATGAACACCTGCAATCAACACACAGTGATGGCTCCTTGGAAGTAAGAAATGATGCAGCAATTCCAGATCAACTTTTAACTCCCTTACAACCGTATACCATTTTATTGAAGGATGGGGAGACAATAGCTACGATGTATCCTATACCTGCATATCCTGATTTATTACCGCTAGGACTTTTGAGTTTTCTTCTGGATGAGTTTAACATGGAAGTGGAGAAAGGTGATAGTTTTCCTTATTATGAAACCTTATCGCTAGAggaattcaaaaatgtcTGGTTCCATAATGATGGCCATGTTTGTATCATGGTGTTGGGTGAAATACCAGAACTAGATTACAGCATAGATACCGAGACTGATGTGGATGACAATTATGGAAATGATGTGGAAACAATGAAACACACCACCCAATATAAGAAGCGAAAAGAACGTCGAAATTTGAACCTTAGTATACAATGGGAAAAGCAATGTCTAGGTATATTTGATTTGAAGCCAGCATATCCCGGACGTTCAGCGCATGTGGTCACAGGAACATTTCTGGTCAACGCTGGTATACGTGGCAAAGGCATTGGAAAGACACTAGTGGAAACCTTTATAGAATGGTCAAAGAAGTTAGGTTTTacatcatcttttttcccATTAATATACGGAACGAATGTAGGAATAAGAAGAATCTTGGAAGGATTGAACTTTAGGCGGATCGGAAAACTGCCTGAAGCAGGAATTCTCAAGGGGTTCGATGTGCCAGTAGATTCGTTCATGTACGGTAAAGAGTTTACGCATATTACAAAGAGTATAGATTTACTACGAGATCCTCAAAAAAGTATTGAGATTGGTAAATACGAACGATTAAAACATTTCCTGGAAACTGGCAAATATCCTTTACATTGTGACAGAAACGAAAAGGCCAGATTAAGAGTACTTTCCAAGACGCATTCCGTATTGAACGGTAAGTTAATGACCAAGGGGAAAGAAATCATTTATGATACGGATCAACAAATTCAGATTGCATTAGAGATACACTTAGTAGAACATTTGGGTATCAATAAAGTGACTTCCAAAATCGgtgaaaaatatcattggAGAGGAATCAAGAATACTGTTTCAGAGGTAATCTCTCGGTGCCAAAAATGCAAGATGAGATACAAAGATGGGACGGGGGTGattattgaacaaaaaagggCGCTCAAGCAGGCCCATATGCTACCGACACAACACGTAGAAACAATTAATAATAAGccaagaaaaagcaaaaagcATGATGAGACATTATTGGGGCAGTCAATAAGTTTTCCACAAAATCTGATCTCTGGTACATTAAATGATACAGAAGGTGAACCGACTCCTCCAGACACTAACATTGTACAATCTACGTTCCAAAACCCTGCTAACAGTCCCGTTACTACTACTGAAACCAATCGAGCAGATAGAAGATCCGAATATCTTTCGTCAATACAAAGCACACCTTTACTAGATGACGAACAATCAATGAATTCATTTAATAGATTTGTGGAGGAAGAAAACTCtaggaaaagaaggaaatatTTGGATGTTGCTACTGATGGAATCGTGCCTCATTTAGCAAGCAATGGGTCGCAAGCACACACAAGGTCGGTCAATGATGGTGTACGGAATATCAGCAACACCGTTGCTGATATGGATAGAAGTGATCATACCATAATGAACGATGCTATGCTGAGTCTCGAAGATAATGTCATGGCTGCTTTGGAAATGGTTCAAAAGGAGCAACAACAGAAAATAGAACATGGAGATGAAGACGTAAGTAGTCAACGAAACGATATGAACGGCACCGAAGCCAGTGATAGTACAGTTACTAGGATAATTAACGACGGATCTAATTCATTTACAGAGCATAATTCGAATATTTATTACTGA
- the NIT2 gene encoding putative hydrolase (similar to Saccharomyces cerevisiae NIT2 (YJL126W); ancestral locus Anc_1.228) has translation MSGKLKRVAVAQICSSANLSKNLKVVRELISKAIEGQADVVFFPEASDYISQNSLHSRSLSQKSPQFVQQVQSSIIDLVRKNSRNIDVSIGVHLPPTEQDLLVGNNRVRNVLLYINHEGEILQEYQKLHLFDVNVPNGPILMESKSVQPGKAIPDIIESPLGKLGSAICYDIRFPELSLKLRSMGAEILCFPSAFTTKTGEAHWELLGRARAVDTQCFVLMPGQDGVHDLSDPTWEMHHHVSAPSKSVKRESWGHSMVIDPWGKIIAQANPSTVEPQIIFADLNLESLQKIRNKMPLWNQRRDDLFH, from the coding sequence ATGAGTGGTAAACTAAAAAGAGTTGCCGTTGCACAAATATGTTCGTCCGCTAACCTGtccaagaatttgaaagtaGTGAGGGAATTAATATCTAAAGCTATAGAAGGTCAGGCAGACgttgttttctttcctgAGGCAAGTGACtatatttctcaaaattctcTTCATTCTAGGTCTTTATCTCAAAAGAGCCCTCAATTCGTTCAGCAAGTACAGTCAAGCATTATAGACCTCGTTAGAAAAAACTCAAGAAATATAGATGTTTCTATTGGGGTCCATTTACCGCCAACAGAGCAAGATTTACTTGTTGGAAATAACCGCGTCAGAAACGTTCTACTATATATCAATCATGAAGGGGAAATATTGCAAGAATACCAAAAACTGCATTTATTTGACGTGAATGTACCAAATGGACCAATATTGATGGAATCGAAATCCGTCCAACCGGGCAAAGCCATTCCTGATATTATAGAGTCTCCTTTGGGAAAACTAGGCAGTGCAATTTGTTATGATATTCGCTTTCCCGAACTTTCATTGAAATTACGATCAATGGGAGCTGAAATTTTATGTTTCCCCAGTGCATTCACTACTAAAACAGGAGAGGCACATTGGGAGTTATTAGGTAGAGCAAGAGCGGTTGACACCCAATGTTTCGTTCTCATGCCAGGGCAGGATGGTGTTCATGATCTCAGTGATCCAACATGGGAGATGCACCACCATGTAAGTGCTCCATCTAAGAGCGTCAAGAGAGAATCTTGGGGACATTCAATGGTTATTGATCCCTGGGGCAAAATAATAGCACAGGCGAACCCTTCCACTGTCGAACCACAAATCATTTTTGCTGATTTAAATCTCGAGTCAttgcaaaaaataaggAACAAAATGCCTTTATGGAACCAGAGGAGAGACGATTtgtttcattga
- the GCD14 gene encoding tRNA 1-methyladenosine methyltransferase subunit GCD14 (similar to Saccharomyces cerevisiae GCD14 (YJL125C); ancestral locus Anc_1.229), which produces MTANCFSGYKDLIKEGDLTLIWVSRDNIKPVRMQSEEIFNTRYGSFPHKDIIGKPYGSQIAIRTKGSNKFAFIHVLQPTPELWTLSLPHRTQIVYTPDSSYIMQRLNCSPHSRVIEAGTGSGSFSHAFARSVGHLFSFEFHQVRYEQALEEFKEHGLIDDNVTITHRDVCQDGFVIKKGDTTSYEFINGESAALLNANVVFLDLPAPWDAIPHLDSVIATDEKVGLCCFSPCIEQVDKTLEILGKHGWTDVEMVEIQGRQYESRRQMIRSLDDALERLRDIKKHKIQGVERRKRMFNNTVDSSDEKIEKRSEEGIPLTEKAKFNPFGKGSRIKEGDDNYKWKEVTKVETEIKSHTSYLTFAFKVINKSRSDEKVNEVLQSMNKQQKD; this is translated from the coding sequence ATGACGGCCAATTGTTTTTCAGGTTACAAAGACCTCATCAAGGAGGGTGATCTGACTCTGATATGGGTTTCTAGAGACAATATCAAACCAGTAAGGATGCAATCCGAAGAAATATTCAACACCAGGTACGGTTCTTTTCCCCATAAAGATATCATAGGCAAACCTTATGGTTCCCAAATTGCTATAAGAACAAAGGGCTCAAACAAATTTGCCTTCATCCATGTTTTGCAACCAACTCCTGAATTATGGACTCTGTCATTACCACACAGAACTCAGATTGTATATACACCTGACTCTTCCTACATCATGCAAAGGTTGAACTGTAGCCCTCACAGTAGAGTAATCGAAGCAGGTACAGGTTCGGGCTCATTTTCGCACGCTTTTGCGAGGTCTGTGGGTCATCTTTTTagttttgaatttcatCAAGTAAGATATGAACAAGCATTAGAAGAATTTAAAGAACATGGTCTCATCGATGACAACGTCACGATCACTCATCGAGATGTTTGCCAAGATGGGTTCGTTATAAAGAAGGGAGATACCACATCTTATGAATTCATTAATGGTGAATCTGCCGCTTTATTGAACGCAAATGTAGTGTTTTTAGATCTACCAGCACCTTGGGATGCTATACCTCACCTAGATTCCGTTATTGCTACTGATGAAAAGGTTGGATTGTGTTGCTTCTCGCCATGCATTGAGCAAGTAGATAAAACGTTGGAAATATTAGGGAAACATGGTTGGACAGATGTAGAAATGGTAGAAATTCAAGGTAGGCAGTACGAAAGCCGAAGACAAATGATTAGATCACTTGACGATGCTCTAGAAAGGTTAAGAGACATCAAAAAACACAAAATTCAAGGGGTAGAAAGGCGCAAGCGAATGTTTAACAATACTGTAGATTCTAGCGAtgagaaaattgaaaaaagaagcgAAGAGGGTATACCATTGACAGAAAAGGCAAAATTCAACCCATTTGGTAAAGGTTCCCGTATAAAGGAAGGTGACGATAACTATAAGTGGAAAGAAGTCACCAAAGTTGAAACTGAAATTAAGTCGCATACCTCGTACTTGACTTTTGCCTTTAAAGTCATTAATAAATCAAGAAgtgatgaaaaagttaaCGAGGTTCTTCAATCAATGaacaaacaacaaaaagatTAA
- the LSM1 gene encoding Lsm1p (similar to Saccharomyces cerevisiae LSM1 (YJL124C); ancestral locus Anc_1.230), whose protein sequence is MSANSKDRSQSNQDIKRQQQIASKKISEGEADLYLDQYNFTTTAAIVSSVDRKIFVLLRDGRMLFGVLRTFDQYANLILQDCVERIYFSEVNKYAEEDRGIFMIRGENVVMLGEVDIDKEDQPLEAMERISFKEAWQIKQKNDEKRFKEETHKGKKMARHGIVYDFHKSDMY, encoded by the coding sequence ATGTCAGCTAATAGCAAGGACAGAAGCCAATCGAATCAGGATATTAAGCGACAACAGCAAATTGCCTCCAAGAAGATTTCAGAAGGTGAAGCCGACTTATATCTCGACCAATACAACTTCACTACTACCGCAGCTATTGTAAGCTCAGTAGACCGCAAAATCTTTGTTCTCTTGCGTGATGGAAGAATGCTGTTTGGTGTATTGAGGACTTTTGACCAATATGCAAACTTGATACTTCAAGACTGCGTGGAGAGAATATATTTTAGCGAAGTGAATAAATACGCTGAAGAAGACCGCGGCATATTCATGATACGTGGTGAAAATGTTGTCATGTTAGGTGAAGTAgacattgataaagaagatcAACCTCTTGAGGCCATGGAGCGCATATCATTTAAGGAAGCTTGGCAAATCAAGCAAAAGAATGACGAAAAAAGGTTCAAAGAGGAAACTCATAAGGGCAAAAAGATGGCCCGCCATGGTATCGTTTACGACTTCCACAAATCTGACATGTACTAA
- the MTC1 gene encoding DUF5427 domain-containing protein MTC1 (similar to Saccharomyces cerevisiae MTC1 (YJL123C); ancestral locus Anc_1.232): MSDNKNSEAEDVFEFLDSLPEAKNGGKMDKSDTKSSQKDFKGDSESSTVKTGNEGKKDNDDIFEFLEELEKSNLSLADKKMDEKKTTSQPANKNAQDKEAEKPKENKKVEREGNEKEKEKQDEQKEKEEEEEEEEEEEEEEEEEETPLHDPIASISNWWSSSGSAKVTSIWNKTAEQASQIKNRLAQEQLDLTAKINTNTITEIARNLQKIVVGETEEVLRIHLVHDLVNYPSLQYNIESKFDQVLSSQVEGGIRIFVDEWGHPNNNGSTPIEEKASVVDGDVENSKKKLQFNLFDGKVTDGEKLAFANLENAVKLFNTAHEEYQKQQKEADVTPEDDRSSISSNSNKISDLFISILPIAIPQKPQDVDDDFQVTDSNTPGNFNFTLVLKDITNDVTTITRSQGFPVKWVNWLEGSIKKPEPIGREDIEKIDDNKKSENGEEDEDDEVIDPSEWVKEWIEDGLSLSFGVMAQNYVIDRMGL, encoded by the coding sequence ATGTCTGACAATAAGAACTCTGAGGCCGAAGAtgtatttgaatttttagaTTCTTTACCTGAAGCCAAGAACGGCGGAAAAATGGACAAATCGGATACTAAGAGTAGTCAAAAAGACTTTAAGGGAGATTCTGAGTCTTCAACGGTAAAGACCGGAAATGAAGGAAAGAAAGacaatgatgatatttttgaatttctagAAGAGTTAGAAAAGAGTAACTTGAGCCTAGCtgacaaaaaaatggatgagaaaaaaactaCAAGTCAACCAGCTAATAAGAATGCACAAGATAAAGAGGCAGAGAagccaaaagaaaacaaaaaagtagaaCGGGAaggtaatgaaaaagagaaggaaaaacaGGACGAgcaaaaagagaaggaggaggaagaagaagaagaggaagaggaagaggaagaggaagaggaagaggagaCGCCGTTACATGACCCAATTGCGTCCATTTCAAACTGGTGGTCCTCTTCGGGATCTGCCAAAGTAACGAGCATTTGGAACAAAACTGCAGAGCAAGCTTCCCAGATCAAAAATCGACTTGCACAAGAACAGCTTGACTTGACTGCAAAGATTAACACAAACACAATTACTGAAATTGCTAGAAacttacaaaaaattgttgttggtgAAACTGAAGAGGTGCTAAGGATTCATTTGGTGCATGATTTGGTTAACTATCCATCATTACAGTATAACATTGAAAGCAAGTTCGATCAAGTCCTGAGTTCACAAGTTGAAGGAGGAATTAGAatatttgttgatgaatGGGGCCATCCTAATAATAATGGAAGTACCCCCATCGAAGAAAAGGCTTCAGTTGTAGATGGTGACGTTGAAAATtctaagaaaaaattacagTTTAATCTTTTCGATGGCAAGGTTACAGATGGTGAGAAACTGGCATTTGCTAATTTGGAAAATGCTGTCAAGCTATTCAACACTGCTCACGAAGAGTATCAGAAACAGCAGAAGGAGGCTGATGTTACACCAGAAGATGACAGGAGTTCTATtagcagcaacagcaataaAATCAGTGATTTGTTTATATCAATCTTGCCAATTGCCATTCCGCAGAAACCACAAGACGTCGACGATGACTTTCAAGTAACCGACTCTAATACACCAGgtaattttaatttcaCCCTTGTATTGAAGGATATTACTAACGACGTCACTACCATAACAAGATCACAGGGGTTTCCAGTCAAGTGGGTTAATTGGCTAGAAGGATCCATTAAGAAACCAGAACCAATAGGAAGGGAagatatagaaaaaattgacgacaacaaaaaaagtgaaaatggagaggaagatgaagacgatgagGTTATTGATCCTAGTGAGTGGGTAAAGGAATGGATCGAAGACGGATTAAGTTTATCATTCGGGGTCATGGCTCAAAATTATGTCATTGATCGTATGGGTCTTTGA
- the ALB1 gene encoding Alb1p (similar to Saccharomyces cerevisiae ALB1 (YJL122W); ancestral locus Anc_1.233) — MPSKNSINRPKLTSNLHHKVHSLNKKRAQRERAGLLKPARSSANSKSGEIKSVALDLYFENKKNENQGSTAVTLPNAPSPPASITTRTLSKKRAKKIERNLKYAAQRKLLVDVSAKLEDEMDIDLDSAKKTKENEKKSSLTLVKEALWSVIDDTASHGLVIENGQGTTLGGPFFP; from the coding sequence ATGCCTTCCAAGAACTCCATCAATAGACCTAAGCTGACTTCAAACTTGCACCATAAGGTGCACTCGttaaataagaaaagagcTCAAAGAGAAAGGGCAGGCCTCTTGAAACCAGCTAGATCTAGTGCAAATTCCAAATCTGGGGAAATAAAATCAGTAGCGTTAGACCTATACTtcgaaaacaaaaagaacgaAAACCAAGGTTCTACTGCTGTCACGTTACCTAATGCACCATCTCCTCCAGCTTCCATTACTACAAGAACGCTTTCCAAAAAGAGAGCTAAGAAgattgaaagaaatttgaaGTATGCTGCACAGAGAAAATTACTGGTTGACGTAAGCGCTAagttagaagatgaaatggATATTGATCTAGACAGCGCCAAGAAGACGAaagagaatgaaaagaaaagctcTTTGACTTTGGTTAAGGAAGCCTTATGGAGTGTCATTGACGATACCGCATCTCACGGACTGGTCATTGAAAACGGACAAGGTACCACTCTGGGTGGCCCCTTCTTCCCATGA
- the RPE1 gene encoding ribulose-phosphate 3-epimerase RPE1 (similar to Saccharomyces cerevisiae RPE1 (YJL121C); ancestral locus Anc_1.234) produces the protein MVKPIVAPSILASDFSNLGCECHKVINAGADWLHIDVMDGHFVPNITLGQPIVTSLRRSVPRPGDANNVEKKPTAFFDCHMMVENPEKWVDDFAKCGADQFTFHYEATQDPLNLVKLIKSKGIKAACAIKPGTSVDVLFELAPHLDMALVMTVEPGFGGQKFMEDMMPKVETLRAKFPHLNIQVDGGLGKETIPKAAKAGANVIVAGTSVFTAADPHDVISFMKEEVSKELLSRGLLD, from the coding sequence ATGGTCAAACCAATTGTAGCCCCTAGTATCCTTGCTTCTGACTTTTCCAACTTAGGTTGCGAATGTCATAAGGTCATTAATGCCGGCGCGGATTGGTTACATATCGATGTCATGGACGGTCATTTTGTTCCAAACATTACTCTGGGCCAACCAATCGTTACATCCTTGCGTCGTTCCGTACCACGTCCTGGAGATGCTAACAACGTGGAAAAGAAGCCCACTGCGTTCTTCGATTGTCATATGATGGTTGAAAACCCAGAAAAGTGGGTCGACGATTTCGCTAAATGTGGTGCCGACCAATTTACATTCCACTACGAAGCTACGCAGGATCCCTTGAACCTAGTCAAATTGATCAAGTCTAAGGGCATTAAAGCCGCCTGTGCCATCAAGCCCGGTACTTCCGTCGACGTTCTTTTTGAGTTGGCTCCTCACTTGGACATGGCTCTCGTTATGACTGTTGAACCTGGTTTCGGGGGTCAAAAGTTCATGGAAGACATGATGCCAAAAGTGGAAACATTGAGAGCTAAGTTCCCTCATTTGAATATCCAGGTCGATGGTGGTTTGGGCAAAGAGACCATTCCTAAGGCAGCCAAAGCTGGTGCCAACGTCATTGTTGCTGGCACCAGTGTCTTCACTGCAGCTGACCCACATGATGTTATCTCATTCATGAAGGAAGAAGTCTCAAAAGAATTGCTTTCGAGAGGCTTACTAGATTAA
- the SMKI10G0960 gene encoding uncharacterized protein (similar to Saccharomyces cerevisiae YJL118W), with product MASFSSIELLAQVEVVEPIRVQLWLNVVNCMSESSMYQCPPRDHRFFSSSRPILLIRRSISTVYRLVASRTTQVLRAAKTVVKWFIIVDPLINSILINYLIDRLFALGHAVLRVKKRKTKERHFCSPTTQYIHVRRHKRPRLKIVAIKRKRRRRRQHHIERPPANMYPMMEIQTLAVPLPLPNPTALIRYQQQQQQYHTWYDLSLTEEALSTCCCS from the coding sequence atggcttcattttcttcaatcgAATTATTGGCACAAGTAGAAGTCGTCGAGCCCATCAGAGTGCAACTTTGGTTAAATGTCGTAAATTGTATGAGTGAATCATCCATGTACCAATGTCCTCCTCGGGATCATcgctttttttcttcatcacgTCCCATTTTGTTGATCCGACGTTCTATATCAACCGTATACAGATTGGTTGCCTCTCGTACCACACAGGTTTTGCGTGCGGCCAAAACCGTTGTCAAATGGTTCATTATTGTCGACCCACTGATAAATTCTATACTAATCAATTATCTCATTGATAGGCTTTTCGCTCTTGGACATGCTGTACTGCGAGTGAAAAAGCGCAAGACCAAGGAGAGACATTTCTGCTCGCCCACTACACAGTACATACATGTCAGGAGGCACAAACGTCCTCGTCTGAAGATTGTGGCCATCAAGAGAAAGCGAAGGCGTCGGAGACAGCATCACATTGAGCGTCCACCAGCCAATATGTACCCGATGATGGAAATCCAGACGCTAGCTGTTCCACTCCCTCTTCCGAATCCAACTGCGCTTATACGCTatcagcagcagcagcagcagtatCACACTTGGTACGACCTCTCGCTCACTGAGGAAGCTCTCTCGACCtgttgttgtagttga